From the genome of Salvelinus sp. IW2-2015 unplaced genomic scaffold, ASM291031v2 Un_scaffold2899, whole genome shotgun sequence, one region includes:
- the rps21 gene encoding small ribosomal subunit protein eS21: protein MQNDAGEFVDLYVPRKCSASNRIIGAKDHASIQINIAEVDKVTGRFNGQFKTYAICGAIRRMGEADDSLLRLAKTDSIVSKNF, encoded by the exons atgcaGAACGACGCCGGTGAATTCGTGGACCTGTAYGTCCCACGTAAATG CTCTGCAAGCAACCGAATCATCGGAGCCAAGGACCACGCCTCCATCCAGATCAACATTGCTGAG gTTGACAAGGTAACCGGYCGCTTCAATGGCCAGTTCAAGACCTACGCTATCTGCGGTGCCATCCGTAGAATG GGTGAGGCTGACGACTCCCTCCTGAGGCTGGCTAAGACCGACAGCATCGTGTCAAA GAACTTCTAG